The Blastococcus sp. HT6-4 genome window below encodes:
- a CDS encoding alanyl-tRNA editing protein, with translation MTTATGHHGHTHRLDLADPTVREWNATVLAVEPEQGIVLDRSAFYPGGGGQPPDEGVLLWGGVRTRIAGTRKGDELYLIPVEGDPVPPVGTAVRGALDDERRTQLMRTHSGLHVLTGVVFRDFGALVTGGNMEPLTARMDFDLTEVPPDFKERIAESVNAEIAADRPIEVRTLPRDEAFAIPDIIRTATNLLPPDIEDVRIVDIVGLDTQADGGTHVASTSMVGRVEVVKMENKGRGFRRLRIRIV, from the coding sequence GTGACCACCGCGACCGGCCATCACGGGCACACCCACCGCCTCGATCTCGCCGACCCCACCGTCCGGGAATGGAACGCGACCGTGCTGGCCGTCGAGCCGGAGCAGGGCATCGTGCTCGACAGGTCGGCCTTCTACCCGGGAGGCGGCGGCCAGCCGCCGGACGAGGGCGTGCTCCTCTGGGGCGGCGTCCGCACCCGCATCGCCGGTACGCGCAAGGGCGACGAGCTCTACCTGATCCCCGTCGAGGGCGATCCCGTTCCGCCCGTGGGAACGGCTGTCCGCGGTGCGCTCGACGACGAGCGGCGCACCCAGCTCATGCGCACCCACTCCGGACTGCACGTGCTCACCGGCGTCGTCTTCCGGGACTTCGGCGCACTGGTGACCGGGGGCAACATGGAGCCGCTGACCGCGCGGATGGACTTCGACCTGACCGAGGTGCCGCCGGACTTCAAGGAGCGCATCGCCGAGTCCGTCAACGCCGAGATCGCCGCCGACCGCCCCATCGAGGTGAGGACGCTGCCGCGTGACGAGGCGTTCGCCATCCCCGACATCATCCGGACGGCGACCAACCTGCTCCCACCCGACATCGAGGACGTGCGGATCGTCGACATCGTCGGCCTCGACACCCAGGCCGACGGCGGCACCCACGTGGCGTCGACGTCGATGGTCGGCCGGGTCGAGGTCGTGAAGATGGAGAACAAGGGCCGTGGCTTCCGCCGGCTGCGGATCCGCATCGTGTGA
- a CDS encoding SDR family oxidoreductase encodes MDLDLTGKVALVTAASKGLGRATATQLAAEGARVMISSRGAEQLARTAAEIADATGAQVEHCPADVSDAGGLARLLAETEQKLGGVDVLVNNAGGPRPGGFDALDDAAWAEAFELNLMSTVRLFRGVLPHMRQQQWGRIVTIASSSIKQPIDNLLLSNTYRVALLGLSKSLATEFAPEGVLINVVGPGRIATDRVAGLDAARAEKSGISVEEARKLSEKTIPLGRYGTAEEFGKVVAFVASGANTYLTGQHLLVDGGMVKAI; translated from the coding sequence ATGGACCTGGATCTGACCGGCAAGGTCGCGCTCGTCACCGCGGCCAGCAAGGGTCTGGGCCGGGCGACCGCCACCCAGCTGGCCGCCGAGGGTGCCCGCGTGATGATCTCCAGCCGCGGTGCGGAGCAGCTGGCCCGGACCGCCGCGGAGATCGCCGACGCCACCGGCGCCCAGGTGGAGCACTGCCCGGCCGACGTCTCCGACGCCGGCGGCCTGGCCCGGCTGCTGGCGGAGACCGAGCAGAAGCTCGGTGGGGTCGACGTGCTGGTCAACAACGCGGGCGGCCCGCGCCCCGGGGGCTTCGACGCCCTCGACGACGCCGCGTGGGCAGAGGCCTTCGAGCTCAACCTGATGAGCACCGTGCGGTTGTTCCGCGGCGTGCTGCCGCACATGCGGCAGCAGCAGTGGGGCCGGATCGTCACGATCGCGTCGTCGTCGATCAAGCAGCCGATCGACAACCTGCTGCTCTCCAACACCTACCGGGTGGCTCTGCTCGGGCTGTCGAAGAGCCTGGCGACCGAGTTCGCCCCCGAGGGCGTGCTGATCAACGTGGTCGGCCCCGGCCGGATCGCCACCGACCGCGTGGCCGGGCTGGACGCCGCGCGTGCGGAGAAGTCGGGCATCTCGGTGGAGGAGGCCCGGAAGCTGAGCGAGAAGACGATCCCGCTGGGTCGCTACGGCACCGCGGAGGAGTTCGGCAAGGTCGTCGCCTTCGTCGCCTCGGGCGCCAACACCTACCTGACCGGGCAGCACCTGCTGGTCGACGGCGGCATGGTCAAGGCCATCTGA
- a CDS encoding DUF6318 family protein — MRDPRGGPVRTILALLMLGTLALTGCSEKQEANTTLPTNAAPTTEALPPLGPPDLPMPAEAREQTAEGAQAFTEYYVEVYNHAMRSLDTSYMRDLSRECETCDQLADQVDRVAASEQEYDGGQVTIVGSTPPYLTGDEAQLVFDVKQAPLSITMDDQPIEGRSFPEHATSGGGGILHWDDARATWVMRQWVVE; from the coding sequence GTGCGTGATCCTCGTGGAGGCCCGGTCCGGACGATCCTCGCCCTGCTGATGCTCGGAACGCTGGCCCTCACCGGCTGCTCGGAGAAGCAGGAAGCCAACACCACCCTGCCGACGAACGCGGCTCCGACCACCGAGGCGCTGCCGCCATTGGGTCCTCCCGACCTGCCGATGCCTGCAGAGGCCCGGGAGCAGACGGCCGAGGGCGCGCAGGCGTTCACCGAGTACTACGTCGAGGTCTACAACCACGCCATGCGCTCACTCGACACCTCGTACATGCGCGACCTCAGCCGCGAATGCGAAACGTGCGATCAGCTGGCCGACCAGGTTGATCGCGTGGCCGCCAGTGAGCAGGAGTACGACGGCGGCCAGGTAACCATCGTCGGGAGCACTCCGCCTTACTTGACCGGCGACGAAGCGCAGCTGGTGTTCGATGTCAAGCAGGCACCGCTTTCCATAACCATGGATGACCAGCCCATCGAAGGTCGATCGTTCCCCGAACATGCGACCTCTGGCGGCGGCGGCATCTTGCACTGGGACGATGCACGCGCCACTTGGGTCATGCGCCAATGGGTCGTTGAGTGA
- a CDS encoding fumarylacetoacetate hydrolase family protein codes for MRLVRYTDAGSSTPSYGLVEGDGEDAVVVRLEGPPFDGVRRTEERTPLARVTLLAPVEPSKVVALGRNYAEHAKELGNEVPAIPIVFLKPSTAVVGPDAEVPYPALTSDLHYEGELAVVIGRRCVAVPAEDVAGVVLGYTVANDLTMRDIQKSEGQWTRGKGFDGSCPLGPWVETELDPSGLSLRSTVNGELRQDGTTADMLRDVAACVSWVSQAMTLLPGDVVLTGTPAGVGSLQRGDEIAVTIEGIGTLRTRIAG; via the coding sequence ATGCGCCTGGTCCGCTACACCGACGCCGGCAGCAGCACGCCCTCCTACGGCCTCGTCGAGGGCGACGGCGAGGACGCCGTCGTCGTCCGGCTCGAAGGCCCGCCGTTCGACGGCGTCCGGCGGACCGAGGAGCGCACCCCGCTGGCCAGGGTCACGCTGCTGGCTCCGGTCGAGCCGAGCAAGGTGGTCGCGCTCGGGCGCAACTACGCCGAGCACGCCAAGGAGCTCGGCAACGAGGTTCCCGCGATCCCGATCGTGTTCCTCAAGCCCTCCACCGCGGTGGTCGGGCCGGACGCCGAGGTCCCGTACCCGGCGCTCACCTCGGACCTGCACTACGAGGGGGAGCTCGCCGTCGTCATCGGGCGGCGGTGCGTGGCCGTCCCGGCCGAGGACGTCGCCGGCGTCGTCCTCGGCTACACGGTGGCCAACGACCTCACCATGCGCGACATCCAGAAGTCCGAGGGGCAGTGGACCCGCGGCAAGGGCTTCGACGGCTCCTGCCCGCTGGGCCCGTGGGTGGAGACCGAGCTCGACCCCTCGGGGCTGTCGCTGCGGTCGACGGTCAACGGCGAGCTGCGCCAGGACGGCACGACCGCCGACATGCTGCGCGACGTCGCGGCGTGCGTCTCCTGGGTCAGCCAGGCGATGACCCTGTTGCCCGGCGACGTCGTGCTGACCGGCACCCCGGCCGGGGTGGGCTCGCTGCAGCGCGGCGACGAGATCGCGGTGACCATCGAGGGCATCGGCACGCTGCGCACCCGCATCGCCGGCTGA
- a CDS encoding fumarylacetoacetate hydrolase family protein, giving the protein MRLTSLRIDGAEPAALVRPSGAVLLTAVNEALGTTWSGTVQELLEKGEVEALRQWVGGAPAGLLDDLAIPQDRLVHAPLYRRPRKIWGIGLNYVEHAADLSEKAPSTEPASFLKPDTAIIGPGDAIRIPPQSQRTTAEGELGLVIGTECKDVDEADAASVVAGFTTVVDMTAEDILEKNPRYLTRSKSFDTFFSFGPELVTVDEVPDVDALEVSTIHNGAVHRRNVVSNMTFRPWWLVAFHSRVMTLLPGDIISTGTPGAVHIRPGDTAGCSIVGFRDLSNPVE; this is encoded by the coding sequence GTGCGACTGACGTCCCTGCGGATCGACGGTGCCGAACCGGCGGCGCTGGTCCGCCCATCCGGCGCCGTACTGCTCACGGCGGTGAACGAGGCGCTGGGCACCACCTGGTCGGGCACGGTGCAGGAGCTGCTGGAGAAGGGGGAGGTGGAGGCGCTGCGCCAGTGGGTGGGCGGCGCCCCGGCCGGGCTGCTCGACGACCTCGCCATCCCGCAGGACCGGCTGGTGCACGCGCCGCTCTACCGGCGTCCCCGCAAGATCTGGGGGATCGGGCTGAACTACGTCGAGCACGCGGCCGACCTGTCGGAGAAGGCGCCGTCGACCGAGCCGGCCAGCTTCCTGAAGCCCGACACCGCGATCATCGGCCCCGGTGACGCGATCCGGATCCCGCCCCAGTCGCAGCGGACCACGGCCGAGGGCGAGCTCGGGCTCGTCATCGGCACGGAGTGCAAGGACGTCGACGAGGCCGACGCCGCCTCGGTCGTCGCCGGGTTCACCACGGTCGTCGACATGACCGCCGAGGACATCCTCGAGAAGAACCCGCGGTACCTCACCCGGTCGAAGAGCTTCGACACGTTCTTCAGCTTCGGTCCCGAGCTGGTCACCGTGGACGAGGTGCCCGACGTCGACGCGCTCGAGGTCTCGACGATACACAACGGCGCGGTGCACCGGCGCAACGTCGTCTCGAACATGACCTTCCGCCCGTGGTGGCTGGTGGCCTTCCACTCGCGGGTCATGACCCTGCTGCCGGGCGACATCATCTCGACCGGCACCCCCGGCGCCGTGCACATCCGGCCGGGCGACACCGCCGGCTGCTCGATCGTCGGCTTCCGTGACCTCTCGAACCCCGTGGAGTGA